The Oncorhynchus clarkii lewisi isolate Uvic-CL-2024 chromosome 12, UVic_Ocla_1.0, whole genome shotgun sequence genome segment CTTGTTGAAGTCCATGATGACAGCCGCTCCTTTGTTCTTCATGTGCATGACGTTGACTGACTGGTCAGCGAACAGAGGGATACCCACCATAGGAACTCCATGGTAGATGGCTTCATAGAGTCCGTTGGTTCCACCGTGAGTGATGAAGGCTTTAGTCTTCGGATGCCCTTTTGGGATATACAACACAACGACaatgtcatgccctgaccatagagagctgtttattctctatgttggttaggtcggggtgtgactaggtgtgggtcatctaggtgtttgtatgtctatggtggcctgatatggttcccaatcagaggcttatcgttgtctctgattggggatcatttttaggtagccattttccccattgttgtttgtgggatcttgtctatattgagttgcctgagtgcacaccagtagcttcacgtttcgtttgttcttcattgttttggtgagtttctctttactaaaatatgtggaactctattcacgctgcgccttggtctcatcattacaacgaacgtgacagacagagagagaaaagtgttGTAGGTCCCATTGATCCCTAGGTTGACGATACCCAGGCTAGGACAAGTCTCggccttggtctcatcattacgacgaacgtgacagacagagagacaacagggtTGTAGGGTCCCATTGATCCCTAGGTTGACGATACCCAGGCTAGGACAAGTCTCggccttggtctcatcattacgacgaacgtgacagacagagagagaacagggttgtAGGGTCCCATTGATCCCTAGGTTGACGATACCCAGGCTAGGACAAGTCTCGGCCTTGGTTTCATCATTAGACGAAcgtgacagacagaaagagaacagGGTTGTAGGGTCAAAGACTGTGTGGGACCTACAGGGCCCATGTTCATAAAGCATTTCAgagaaggagtgctgatctaggatcagtttggacTTTTAGTTTATAGTGAATGGACAGGGGGTGACCTGATCCCTAGGTTGAAGATACCCAGGTTAGGACAAGTCTCGGGACCAATCCCTAGGTTGAAGATACCCAGGTTAGGACAAGTCTCGGGACCAATCCCTAGGTTGAAGATACCCAGGTTAGGACAAGTCTCGGGACCAATCCCTAGGTTGAAGATACCCAGGTTAGGACAAGTCTCGGGACCAATCCCTAGGTTGAAGATACCCAGGTTAGGACAAGTCTCGGGACCAATCCCTAGGTTGAAGATACCTAGGTTAGGACAAGTCTCGGGACCAATCCCTAGGTTGAAGATACCCAGGTTAGGACAAGTCTCGGGACCAATCCCCAGGTTGAAGATACCCAGGTTAGGACAAGTCTCGGGACCAATCCCCAGGTTGAAGATACCCTGGTTAGGACAAGTCTAGGGACCAGTGCTGCTGTTAGATCATTTTTGGTCCAGTTGTTTAGAATTTTTCCTCAgttatacatttttacattttagtcattaagGCAGATGCTCCAATCCAGACGCGATTTACAATTAGTGCCTTCGTCTTAAGATAGCTAAATgaggcaacaacacatcccaGCTGTATGAAAATAGCTATGGGCTATTAGAATGGTAGTCTTATTAACCTTTGTTATCTTCAacctgatcctggatcagcactAACTCGCAAGCCAAGGATTATAAAGACAAGTTATTACCTAGTAAGTCATTCTGTGGAATCCACTCATAAAGTCTTGTGTTGGGAGCCAGGGTCTCTggtttctccccactgtatctccaCAGCACCTGGCGAGAAAACAGGAATAAGAATCTGCAATGAAACGGTACTCATAACCAGAAGCAATGGTTTTCTGAAGGTGGCCCCGAAGGCCAAATTCATCAACACCTCTGAATGAATcctgtgtaaaaaaaaacaaagaagAAAACACAGTAGGCTATCTTGTATATTTGTATCCCACAAATGGATCAGATTGAGGGGACATATGTTCTCCCTGCTTAGTTTCAATGGGCAACTTATAACAACAAAGGCAGATTCCCAAATGGCTCACTATTTcgatattccctatatagtgcactacttttgaccagagccctaagtAAGTGCTCTAAATAGGGCATAGTGTACATAAATAGGGCCATTTTGGAACGAAGCCTGAAACAAACAGAACCAGACTCACCTTCTGTGGTATCTGTCCCAATGCAGTGGCTACGGTGTTTCCTCTCTCTGTGGTCAGGTTCTTGACCATGGAGCCCAGTGAAAACACTACGATGCCGTCATCTCCTGAACTCTGCACAAACTCCTCCAtggcctgataaccaacaatgACACAGTCCACAGTGTCTCAATGGTCCCAAATATGATACTTTATTGGGATTCAATGATAATCAGCCATCATGCCTGACAGTATCTTATTCACGGATGGTCTATGTCTGTAATGGTACCTTAGTGTACTAGACGAAATGTGGGTTTCATTTCGGACATCGGCAATCAGCACTGCTTGTAAAATAGCGTTTAAAAGCAAAAGCCTTACCTCTGGAAGTGGCTTTGCAGGTTTGCAGTGAAGTCCTCCCACAAATTTGAAGTTTGGCAGGAAAGGTCGAGGATACTCAATGTCCCAGTATGTTCGTATCAACCAGATGTCAGCCTTCCCCATCATCTCACAGAACCTAGTTGGACTTCCTGATACATGTAGAGAATAGAATCAGAACCTTCATTCACCAAGGAGATGTACATATACCCATAATTTACACAGTctacatacattatatatacagtattgactttgcagtggggcaaaaaagtatttagtcagccaccaattgtgcaagttctcccacttaaaaagatgagagaggcctgtaattttcatcataggtacatttcaactatgacagacaaaatgagaaaaaaaaattccttaaaatcacattgtaggatttttaatcaatttattttcaaattatagtggaaaataagtatttgacgacagacagagagaaaatttGAAACAGTGGCCAGATAAACAAAACCAAAGTTTTCTAACAGGGTGAGGAAACCAATATGTCGtgttgtaatttgggtgaactagcTATTTAACATTGAGGGGGAAGGAGATCATTCCTGTAGCAGGAACAGTACCATCTAGTGGTCATAGCctggtaatatcaggatgtaGGAGTAAACCCAACAACTTCAATGACTAATTTCTCAGAACATGGGGGAAGAAAATATCACATTACAAaaggatgaagaaacaatactccaAGTGGCAGCTCCATGCGACTTGTCGGACATAGAGAACTGATATTGTATACACATTTTTGGGGTGGGTTTGGCGAAGGGTGTGGGGATTCCGTGGGTGGCTTTTCACCATTTATTTAGATTATTCATGTCGTACGCATTGTCAAATAATGTTTGGTCCAAATCAGACATTAGATACTACACCCAGAGgctagtttattaggtacacccatctagtaccggatTGGAttcccctttgcctccagaacagcctgaattcttcagggcatggaaacattgctcaattggtatcatgGGACCTAACAtctgccaggaaaacattccccacaccattacaccactgccaccagcctgtaacgttgacaccaggcaggatgggggcCATGGAACCGGGAATggtcggaccaggcaatgtttttccactcctcatttgtccagtgttggtgatcacgtGCCCACTGGAGTGAAACACGGAGTGGTCCTCTCCTGTAATAGAACCATCCATGACGAGGACCGACGAGTTGTGGGTTCTGAGATGTCGTTCTGcgccgttatttgtctgtttgagGCCCGCCTGTTGACTTGCATGATTCTTCCCATTCATCTTTAACCTCTCATCAACCAGCTGTTatcgcccacaggactgctgctgactggatgttttggtttgttgcatCATTCTCAGTAAACCCaagacactgtcgtgcgtgaaaagcccaggaggccgttTCTGAGGAACTAGAACCGGTGCACCAGGCACTGATCATACCAGGCTCAGTCACTTAGGGCACTAGTTTTGTCCAGTCTGATGTttaatcgaacagtaactgaatgcctcgatgcctgtctgcctgctttatttaACAAGCCACATGACtccactgtctgtaggagcgaaatATTTTCATGAacaggtggtgtacctaataaactgtccgagtgataatttattgaatattatatgaatcctataactGTTACCTGGAAAGCCATGACATGAGGTTCAAACTAATACACTCGGAACAAAATCAGACACATTCACTCAAAATCCAACACAGAAAAACAAATTAAATGAAGAACAATGTCATGATAATGATAAACCAAGTGATGACAGGAAGTACTGATCTAAAAAAACAGACCTGTAGATTTACCCTCTGAGGAAAGACTCgtcatgcgtcccaaatggcaccctattccctaaatagtgcaccctattccctacatagtgcatcacattccctacatagtgcaccctattcctggggcagcaggtagcctagtggttggagcgttggactagtgaccgaAAGGTTGCAGGATCAAATCTCTGAgtggacaaggtaaaaatctgtaattctgcccctgaacaggcagttaacccactgttcctaggccgtcattgaaaattagaattcgttcttaactgacttaaataaaggtaaaattaaataaaatagtgcacggtctaaagtagtgcactatatgggaatggggtaccatttgggacgtagacagAATTCTGATCAACTTACCCTTTATCTCACTGTACAAAGTGTCCATGGTCGTTAGTAAGTGTGCACTCATAAAGATATCAAAAAAAGTATACGTAACAAAATTGTGGACCCGCTCAAAGAAACTCATTTTGTCTGTGTACGGCAATTCCGGGGAAGGGACGTAAGAGGAAGGTGCTGGCATCTGTGCACATTGCCTCTCTAACACCATGCCAAATGAGAACCTCAAGGAGAAAATCAGAGGCAAGTCAAGAGCATCCGCGATTAAGTCACTGCACGGGAACATCGGATCAGAAAGGAGCGCGTCAAACTTGGACAGTTTCAGTGactccagaagctctttgtcatTGAACATAGACTTACACATGTTGACCGTTAGAACGTTCATTTTCTGCATGAAGTCTCTGATCCACTGTCCCAGTTGCAGCATGGACGTGTTGTGAGACTCGTTCATCCACCACTTTATGAAGCCATCATTGAGAGCCTGCCAGTCTTGTTTTTCATGGGGTACATTGTAAACCTTGAAGCCGAACTTCTCTGGCCTGGAGAAGTCGACGGACGGCGAGGCGGTTGACACCAGCACGGTAACACTATGGTTCCTCTCCACTAGCTCCTCCAGGATCACTCGCATGTTGAGCCAATGACTGTACTCTCCGGGAAAGACCAGCACGTTGCCACCCTGCGTGCCCAGACACCCGCAGAGCAGGAGGGGCACCGACAGCAGCAGCATCCTCACAGAAACCATCCTGAGGAATAGACTAGACAGTAGCCTCTGACACCCAGACTTCCGAGTCAACGAGATGAGGTTTGGAAGGATGTCTCCCCAGACTAAGTAGACCGGAGGTTGATGTGTTCAAGGCGACCACATACAACCAAGAGAGGAATAAGTAAAAAAGCCTTTTAAAAAAACCCAGCCGGTTGTGACTCTAATATGTCAACAACACTGTAAAATAGGGAGTATTCAGTGCGGTTTCAAAGCCTATTGGTCAGAGGGTATTATGATAATTAACGGTTGTGTAACTCCTGAACTTGAGCCAACTCTTTTTCAATGAGGTAAAAGTACAcgcgaacaaaacaaacacatacCCTACTGTGAGAAGAGCTTGAATTTCACAGTATTTCCACAAAAGGTAGAGCCACTTCTGTTCCGTTCAGATCTTGGCCCCAAAAGCATCTTAATGCTGAAAGTTCATCATTAGAACCTTCGTAGATACATcattaaatccccccccccccaaaaaaaacatagTAAAGTTGTGATATACCCACTGCCTCAGACCACTTGTAAAAACAGCTaagagcattttttttttttgcccttcCACATCACTTTGTACGCAGAAGATCTCTGCTAAACATATAATCAAGATGTTGATCTTGTCTGTCTATGACCTCGGATAACTTGTGAAATGAAGttcacaacaaacacacaaaaaaagaaaagttGTCTTTGAACAAGTAAGGGAAGGATAAGAATGAATGGCAGTAGGCCTACACATTTAAATCATATTGACGTTAATGTCATGTTCAGTCAACGGAGTTAAACATACATTTCATGATGTGTAACAACATGCGCAATTATGTGCCAAATGGATCTGTGATTGAGTGCATTATTATagggtaagcattagaataagtTGCCTCTTTAGTTGCAGTCATTAATATTTATCGGAGCTGATCCGTCGTCAGTATTGTGAAATTATTATAATGTCAAGATAAGATTAGAATGGAGAAATCTGATCTGAGAGCAGAGTTGCCTTTCTTTTGATCCTATCTGTATAGACACAGGCTCCAACTACGCACatagggcccgattcagacttagGTAATGCATGCCCTTCCtatgcacttctcagtagttggtattcagactgacCTTATGCAGGTGCATAACGGGCTTTGCAGGTGTGATTCCCTTGTGCGTGGTGAATACACTTTAATTGAATTCAACTGCTGAATACCCTCCCATTTGCTGGCCAACAGAATTTATCCTGGAtttttcattcaatagggttttcagtacatttattgAAAGTCATTCCTTTAAATTTGGTGTACCTTTTTAATTAGTATTTTATCAAGAGACTGACTAGAATATATGAAGAGAACGattcagaatattagggatcagTTCTACTTAATTTCCAtgaacatgttaaatgtgcaaccagagggaaaacaattctagatcacctttactccacacacagagacacgtacaaagctctcccccgcacTTCATTTggtatcctcctgattcctgcttacaagctcaaATTaaagtgactcggtcaataaaaaagtggtcagatgaagcagatgctaaactacaggactgttttgcagcacagactggaacatgttcctggattcttccgatggcattgaggagtacaccacatcagtcattggcttcatcaataagtgcatcgaggacgtcatccccacagtgaatgtATGTACATGCCTCAATCAAACTAGACCTGAATCAAACAATGAAATCATCGACCAAACGATTGAAGATTGATATTCAGAATTTTTTTCAGTGCAACGTGAGTTATATTAGTCAGTATGGCAATGTAatgttattgatctgtcagtttccttagctaattccctacttttcacactgacacagtaGTAAACAGCtacaggtagctagctaacaaccatgGTGGAGGGTGAAAGGATAGCAGCCCCAGCTGTCAGTGAGAGAGGAGGCTATTCTGGATAGGGCAGGTACTTTTGTAGTTCCAGTTCCTAGAAGTCAGGACAGAGATAACagtaacataatattcagtgTGGTGTATTTTGACTATAATGAAGTATGTTTCTTGTGAGGTTTTTCTGTCCTCAGAAAAATAGAGCTGTAAAATCCTATCTACACATGAAGAGATCCcaatgaagagcagtggttctcagtcctaGGGGACTCAAAGAGGAGCACATTGTTGTTTTTGCCTcagcactgcacagctgattcaaatgatcaagtcatcatcaagcttcaagtggtatttatgtattcatttgtgatgtTATCCTTGACATGATCCTGCTATTGACACATACTACACAtatcaatccaatgttattttgatttgttatcagggatattatactttagtaatccacaatgacctggtgatgtaAAAGTCTAATAATTACATTATCTTCCATATTCCAACAGATACCTTGTAACTGGGGATACCTTCAAAACGATTGCCTACATTTACCATGTAGGGGcactgcaaggttgggtgaccagggccatctgggaCTGCCTCCTGGGGGGGATTCAGGCGTGTGAAGGCTACCTGTGTCCTGCataacttcatgaggatggacacgAGGACCAGGATGGGACAAgattcctgttgaacactgtACATTTAACTTCCTTATTTTCTCAAAACAGTCTCTCCCCTtttccctaaatcctctaggttatatcagctgtgtcggtgaacccctcccgcatctgaactggctacatAGAGGGCAACAGAatgatcagaggtgagaggtcacttggtcgggtcaacaggaagtattattaaagagatgctttacattgaaatacagatagagatacagtagtcccagagttaatgatcccaggtcagtttatattatacaggaagtattactaaagagatgtagtagtcccagagttaatg includes the following:
- the LOC139422657 gene encoding UDP-glucuronosyltransferase 2A1-like — translated: MVSVRMLLLSVPLLLCGCLGTQGGNVLVFPGEYSHWLNMRVILEELVERNHSVTVLVSTASPSVDFSRPEKFGFKVYNVPHEKQDWQALNDGFIKWWMNESHNTSMLQLGQWIRDFMQKMNVLTVNMCKSMFNDKELLESLKLSKFDALLSDPMFPCSDLIADALDLPLIFSLRFSFGMVLERQCAQMPAPSSYVPSPELPYTDKMSFFERVHNFVTYTFFDIFMSAHLLTTMDTLYSEIKGSPTRFCEMMGKADIWLIRTYWDIEYPRPFLPNFKFVGGLHCKPAKPLPEAMEEFVQSSGDDGIVVFSLGSMVKNLTTERGNTVATALGQIPQKVLWRYSGEKPETLAPNTRLYEWIPQNDLLGHPKTKAFITHGGTNGLYEAIYHGVPMVGIPLFADQSVNVMHMKNKGAAVIMDFNKMTSKDLTEGLNSVINDPSYKENMMRLSSLHHDQPMKPLDTAVFWIEFVIRNKGAKHLRVESHNLSWYQYHCLDVTAALLSVTALVIIVSVKTCTFCFRKTKARPKTE